In the Candidatus Baltobacteraceae bacterium genome, one interval contains:
- a CDS encoding SRPBCC domain-containing protein, with amino-acid sequence MTTTELASPSKLVLRRTFQAPAQKVFDLWTSADGMRQFFFPGEAKVTNLEVDFRVGGKYSITFVKPDGEVLTVGGVYREIKAPSHFVCTWTWEEDSPEDVVETLLTLDFKGRGNETDLVLTHENLRSVESRDGHAAGWGACLDQLAKITS; translated from the coding sequence ATGACGACGACAGAACTCGCCTCTCCCTCGAAACTCGTCCTTCGGCGCACGTTTCAAGCGCCCGCGCAAAAAGTGTTCGACCTCTGGACGTCCGCCGACGGAATGCGCCAGTTTTTCTTCCCCGGCGAAGCCAAGGTCACGAATCTTGAAGTCGACTTCCGCGTCGGCGGCAAGTACAGCATCACGTTCGTCAAGCCGGACGGTGAAGTCTTGACCGTCGGCGGCGTCTATCGAGAAATCAAAGCGCCCTCGCATTTCGTGTGCACCTGGACATGGGAAGAAGACAGTCCGGAAGACGTCGTCGAGACGCTCTTGACCCTCGATTTCAAAGGCCGCGGTAACGAAACCGATCTCGTCCTCACGCACGAAAATCTTCGCAGCGTCGAATCGCGCGACGGTCACGCTGCCGGTTGGGGCGCCTGCCTCGACCAGCTCGCGAAAATCACTTCGTGA
- a CDS encoding MFS transporter, whose product MKHYYGWTIVAALGVTTIVSYGTSQYLIGVLVGPVAQDLAWNKAAINGAYSLTVLVSGILGFGVGRVLDRFGARTLMSAGSIVMGASLILLGRVHTLAEFYAVWGIGFGVGTALTYYPVSFTVVANWFESRRMNALSILTFMGAFSSTLFYPLNGVLVSAFGWREAVMLLGLIQIAITLPLHALLLRRQPEDLGLSPDGGNAAPASGMLLGEAFRTRAFWLITATISLSFFASTTVIIEHIIFLTSRGFAAPLVTTVVGLFGIAYLPGRAIVIYASRHVPLRFLVAGAVALEAIGVVLLLSAHGIATVVAYVLVFGSAYGALSPLRGAIMAERFGRRAYGAIIALQGIPIAILAALGPFVGGRLIDGFGYTASFEGCIASLALGALLMLLKF is encoded by the coding sequence CTGAAGCATTACTACGGCTGGACGATCGTCGCCGCGCTCGGCGTCACGACGATCGTCTCGTATGGTACAAGCCAGTATCTGATCGGCGTTCTCGTCGGACCCGTCGCGCAGGATCTGGCTTGGAACAAAGCGGCGATCAACGGCGCCTACTCGCTGACCGTTCTCGTCTCGGGGATCCTCGGATTCGGCGTCGGACGCGTCCTGGATCGATTCGGCGCGCGCACGCTGATGTCGGCCGGCTCGATCGTCATGGGCGCGTCGCTCATTCTTCTAGGCCGGGTGCACACACTTGCGGAGTTTTACGCCGTATGGGGCATTGGTTTCGGGGTCGGCACGGCGTTGACGTACTATCCGGTGTCGTTCACCGTCGTTGCCAACTGGTTCGAAAGCCGGCGCATGAACGCGCTTTCCATCCTCACGTTCATGGGTGCGTTTTCATCCACGCTGTTTTATCCGTTGAACGGCGTGCTGGTATCCGCGTTTGGCTGGCGCGAAGCCGTCATGCTGCTCGGCCTGATTCAAATCGCGATCACGCTGCCGTTGCATGCGCTCTTACTGCGCCGCCAACCTGAGGATCTCGGCCTAAGTCCCGACGGCGGCAACGCAGCTCCGGCAAGCGGAATGCTGCTCGGCGAAGCGTTTCGAACGCGCGCGTTCTGGTTGATAACCGCGACGATCTCGCTTTCGTTCTTTGCGAGCACGACGGTGATCATCGAACACATCATCTTCTTGACGTCGCGCGGTTTCGCCGCGCCGCTGGTCACGACCGTCGTCGGGCTCTTCGGCATCGCGTACCTTCCGGGCCGCGCGATCGTCATTTACGCGAGCCGGCACGTTCCGCTACGATTCCTGGTCGCAGGCGCCGTTGCGCTGGAAGCGATCGGCGTTGTTTTGCTCTTGAGCGCGCATGGGATTGCGACCGTCGTCGCCTACGTGCTCGTCTTTGGAAGCGCATATGGTGCACTCTCGCCGCTACGCGGCGCGATTATGGCCGAGCGCTTCGGCCGGCGCGCATACGGCGCGATCATCGCGTTGCAGGGAATACCGATTGCAATTCTTGCAGCGCTGGGGCCATTCGTCGGCGGCAGATTGATCGACGGATTCGGCTACACGGCGTCGTTTGAAGGTTGCATCGCTTCGCTCGCGCTCGGCGCGCTGCTGATGCTGCTAAAGTTTTAA
- a CDS encoding NIPSNAP family protein, translated as MIIEVRTYTIKPGLRDQFVAFFEKRAIPEQQAVGIKVLGPLLDTENPNVFLFLRSFPSLEERDRMKSLFYDGPVWKNELEGIAMPMIESYSAVLTETTPEFVML; from the coding sequence ATGATCATCGAGGTTCGGACGTACACGATCAAGCCGGGGTTGCGCGATCAGTTCGTTGCGTTTTTCGAAAAACGTGCCATTCCGGAACAGCAGGCCGTCGGGATAAAAGTGCTCGGACCGTTGCTGGACACCGAGAATCCGAACGTGTTTTTGTTTCTGCGTTCCTTTCCCTCACTCGAAGAGCGCGACCGCATGAAGAGTCTCTTCTATGACGGGCCGGTATGGAAGAATGAGCTTGAGGGGATCGCGATGCCGATGATCGAGAGCTACAGCGCCGTGCTGACGGAAACGACGCCCGAATTCGTCATGCTCTGA
- a CDS encoding SRPBCC domain-containing protein: MLITTATFDRVVRAGFGMKSSMIGAISKTPTYIDPEPGGAFTLFGGYVTGRNLEMVRETRLVQAWRAGSWEPGWFSIAKFVLVRHGSGTKVVFDHTGFPNEAAPHLASGWYEHYWHPLQKVLTT, translated from the coding sequence GTGCTGATCACGACCGCAACCTTCGATCGCGTCGTCCGCGCCGGCTTCGGCATGAAGTCGAGCATGATCGGAGCGATCAGCAAGACGCCGACCTACATCGATCCCGAACCCGGTGGAGCGTTCACACTTTTCGGCGGCTACGTCACGGGCCGCAATCTCGAAATGGTCCGCGAAACGCGTCTCGTGCAAGCTTGGCGTGCCGGCAGCTGGGAACCCGGCTGGTTCTCGATCGCGAAGTTCGTCCTAGTGCGGCACGGCTCAGGGACGAAGGTCGTTTTCGACCATACCGGATTTCCGAACGAAGCGGCACCGCATCTCGCCTCGGGATGGTACGAGCATTATTGGCATCCACTGCAAAAGGTACTCACGACTTAA
- a CDS encoding SpoIIE family protein phosphatase, producing the protein MEEVARRVALAFEHEESVERERRLTKTLQEVTLPAQLPNVPGAEVSTVYVAATASDAQVGGDWYDIFELPDGRFLFSMGDVTGRGLQASAIMGKLRHTINVVGMYESDPGKILDAAESVVVQRYPDAIATAFVAVYDRRSRQVVAANAGHPYPLLRLNDGSIEPLQVDGMPIGLRKLASSQPARYRAMHDVAAIAFYTDGVVEANRDIVAGEEVLIRAFGSGAVPFVRSPANLIASTCLPAQVQDDAAIFVVTFPHTTWRFHADHARAASDARHAFIDHLRAEATDASEIDAAEVIFGELIANVVRHAPGPIDIALEWIDGFAVLHVTDRGNGFRFQSRRRADIFMEAGRGLWLVEQFGGTVDVERIAGYGTHVRVALPVVRAADTAFERSQALA; encoded by the coding sequence ATGGAAGAAGTAGCGCGACGCGTGGCGCTCGCGTTCGAGCATGAAGAAAGCGTCGAGCGCGAGCGCCGGCTCACGAAAACGCTCCAAGAGGTTACGCTTCCGGCGCAATTGCCGAACGTGCCGGGTGCCGAGGTAAGTACCGTCTACGTTGCCGCGACGGCCAGCGACGCACAGGTCGGCGGCGATTGGTACGACATCTTCGAGCTTCCGGACGGACGGTTCTTGTTCTCTATGGGCGACGTCACGGGACGCGGTCTTCAGGCCTCGGCGATCATGGGCAAGCTGCGCCACACGATCAACGTCGTCGGCATGTACGAAAGCGATCCCGGCAAGATTCTGGATGCGGCCGAGAGTGTTGTGGTTCAACGCTATCCCGACGCGATTGCGACGGCGTTCGTTGCGGTGTACGATCGGCGCTCGCGGCAAGTCGTCGCAGCTAATGCGGGACATCCGTATCCGCTGCTGCGCTTAAACGACGGTTCGATCGAGCCGCTGCAGGTCGACGGAATGCCGATCGGACTGCGGAAGCTTGCATCCTCTCAACCCGCGCGTTACCGGGCAATGCACGACGTAGCGGCAATTGCGTTTTATACCGACGGAGTGGTCGAAGCGAACCGCGACATCGTGGCCGGCGAAGAGGTACTTATTCGTGCCTTCGGCTCAGGCGCCGTACCATTTGTACGCAGCCCGGCGAACCTGATCGCATCGACGTGCCTGCCGGCACAGGTGCAAGACGATGCAGCGATCTTCGTCGTCACGTTTCCGCATACGACGTGGCGCTTTCATGCCGACCATGCGCGTGCCGCTAGCGACGCGCGGCATGCTTTTATCGATCATCTTCGCGCCGAAGCAACGGATGCGAGTGAGATCGATGCCGCCGAAGTCATCTTCGGCGAGCTGATCGCAAACGTCGTCCGCCACGCGCCCGGCCCGATCGACATTGCGCTCGAATGGATCGATGGCTTTGCGGTCCTGCACGTAACCGATCGCGGCAACGGCTTTCGATTTCAATCGCGCCGCCGCGCCGATATATTTATGGAAGCCGGCCGCGGCTTGTGGCTCGTCGAGCAGTTCGGCGGAACGGTCGACGTCGAGCGTATCGCAGGTTACGGCACGCACGTGCGCGTTGCGCTCCCGGTCGTGCGCGCCGCCGATACGGCG
- a CDS encoding hydantoinase B/oxoprolinase family protein — protein sequence MIAPSRIDPITVEVIKNSLVYASEEMGIAVRNSAYSPNIKDRLDHSCAIFDAQTRLIAQAEHIPVHLGSLPWGLRATLAAIDGMGLKMAPGDMWVVNDPYISGTHLNDVTVIRPVFVGERLVGYSASKAHHTDVGGAVPGSMSADAEELFGEGLVIAPLRLMRGDAVQPEIVALVRSNSRNPHARSGDLKAQIAGSITGERRVLALIETYGLATYEGALERILDESERALRAQLATFRPGRYEVEEAMEDLDGNPSVFIRLALTIAGGSVSLDYTGTSPQVNFPINAVYGVTLSGIYYVVRALTDPTIPMNDGCFRPISVHVPEGSFLNPRRPAAVSGGNVETSQRNADTVLRAFADAAPERVPAASGGTMSNVIVGGVDAKGEAWTFYETNGCGMGARPSADGVDGIQAHMTNTLNTPIEAMEHYLPIRVTRYEFAEGTGGAGKYRGGFGLVRSWKLLEGTGRASLIAEHHTLGPRGLRGGADGAPGEHHIVRNGERKKLPGKINVPIAAGDEIILQSPGGGGWGSDEP from the coding sequence ATGATTGCCCCGTCGCGCATCGATCCGATTACGGTCGAGGTCATCAAGAATTCGCTGGTCTATGCGAGCGAAGAGATGGGGATCGCTGTTCGCAATTCGGCGTATTCTCCGAACATCAAAGACCGGCTCGATCATTCGTGTGCGATCTTCGATGCGCAAACGCGTTTGATTGCTCAAGCCGAGCACATCCCGGTTCATCTCGGATCGCTGCCGTGGGGATTGCGCGCGACGCTCGCGGCAATCGACGGCATGGGTCTGAAGATGGCTCCCGGCGACATGTGGGTCGTCAATGACCCGTATATCAGCGGAACACATCTGAACGACGTGACGGTCATTCGCCCGGTCTTCGTGGGTGAACGGCTCGTCGGATATTCTGCGAGCAAAGCGCACCACACCGACGTCGGTGGCGCCGTCCCCGGTTCGATGAGCGCCGATGCCGAGGAGCTCTTCGGCGAAGGGCTCGTCATCGCACCGTTGCGGTTGATGCGCGGCGATGCCGTGCAACCCGAAATCGTCGCGCTCGTCCGCTCCAACTCGCGCAATCCGCATGCGCGCAGCGGCGATCTCAAGGCACAGATCGCCGGCAGCATCACGGGCGAACGTCGCGTCCTTGCATTGATCGAAACCTATGGACTCGCGACGTACGAAGGCGCGCTCGAGCGTATTCTGGATGAAAGTGAGCGAGCGTTGCGCGCCCAGCTTGCGACTTTCCGGCCGGGTCGTTACGAAGTCGAAGAAGCGATGGAAGATCTCGACGGCAATCCGTCGGTCTTCATTCGTCTCGCACTAACGATCGCGGGCGGCAGCGTCTCACTCGATTACACAGGGACGAGTCCGCAAGTCAATTTTCCGATCAATGCGGTTTACGGTGTAACGCTCTCCGGCATCTATTATGTGGTGCGGGCGCTCACCGATCCGACTATCCCGATGAACGACGGCTGCTTTCGTCCGATCTCGGTGCATGTTCCGGAAGGTTCGTTTCTCAATCCGCGGCGGCCGGCTGCAGTCTCCGGTGGAAACGTCGAAACGTCGCAGCGCAACGCCGACACGGTGCTGCGCGCGTTTGCCGACGCAGCGCCCGAGCGCGTCCCGGCGGCGAGCGGAGGAACCATGAGCAACGTGATCGTCGGAGGCGTCGACGCAAAGGGCGAAGCCTGGACATTCTACGAGACCAACGGCTGCGGGATGGGTGCGCGTCCGAGTGCGGACGGAGTTGACGGGATCCAAGCTCACATGACCAACACGCTCAACACGCCGATCGAAGCAATGGAGCATTATCTTCCGATTCGCGTCACGCGCTACGAATTCGCGGAAGGCACTGGTGGCGCCGGAAAATACCGGGGCGGCTTCGGCCTCGTGCGTTCATGGAAACTCCTGGAAGGTACCGGACGCGCGTCGCTGATTGCCGAACATCATACGCTCGGGCCGCGAGGATTGCGCGGTGGTGCGGACGGCGCCCCGGGCGAGCACCACATCGTGCGCAACGGAGAGCGCAAAAAGCTACCCGGCAAGATCAACGTTCCGATCGCGGCCGGCGATGAGATTATCTTGCAATCACCGGGCGGCGGCGGGTGGGGATCAGACGAGCCGTAA
- a CDS encoding metalloregulator ArsR/SmtB family transcription factor, protein MVNVGGLDAVFGALSDPTRRRIVERLARQPMTVGEIAAGFTISQPGISKHLRILEEAGILKREIDGRVHRCRLDTNTMIAASSWIDKQREFWNSTFDRLDALLARTSKRKKK, encoded by the coding sequence ATGGTTAACGTTGGAGGCCTGGACGCGGTTTTCGGCGCTTTGTCCGATCCCACGCGCCGGCGCATCGTCGAGCGGCTCGCTCGCCAGCCGATGACGGTCGGGGAGATCGCTGCCGGATTTACGATCTCGCAGCCGGGGATCTCGAAGCACCTCCGTATTCTTGAAGAAGCTGGGATTCTGAAACGTGAGATCGATGGCCGCGTGCATCGCTGCCGTCTCGACACGAACACGATGATTGCTGCTTCGTCGTGGATCGACAAACAGCGCGAGTTCTGGAACTCCACCTTCGATCGCCTCGACGCACTTCTCGCACGCACATCTAAACGAAAGAAGAAATGA
- a CDS encoding VIT1/CCC1 transporter family protein yields the protein MVKHHGETHHNPKVALRDVVIGLSDGLTVPFALAAGVSVAVASSKVVVTAGLAEIVAGSISMGLGGYLAARTDIDQYASERRREYREVQLVPHIERDEVRDVFREYGLGGSELEQVVDHIVADPDRWVDFMMRFELGLERPKVNQAPISALTIAISYAVGGLVPLVPYVFISNVPYALMISVALTLVALFLFGGYKARMTRTPRLRGAIQTTLIGAAAAAAAFGIARLITG from the coding sequence GTGGTCAAACATCACGGCGAGACGCACCATAATCCGAAGGTCGCGCTTCGCGACGTCGTCATCGGCTTATCCGATGGCTTGACCGTTCCGTTTGCGCTTGCGGCCGGCGTTTCGGTCGCCGTGGCTTCGTCGAAGGTTGTCGTCACCGCCGGTCTCGCCGAGATCGTCGCCGGATCGATCTCGATGGGCCTCGGCGGCTACCTCGCTGCTCGGACCGACATCGATCAATACGCAAGCGAACGGCGGCGCGAGTATCGCGAGGTGCAACTCGTACCGCATATCGAGCGCGACGAAGTGCGCGACGTTTTTCGCGAGTACGGTTTGGGCGGAAGCGAGCTCGAGCAAGTCGTCGATCATATCGTAGCCGATCCGGACCGGTGGGTCGACTTCATGATGCGCTTCGAGCTTGGTCTTGAACGTCCGAAGGTGAATCAGGCGCCCATCAGTGCGCTGACGATTGCGATCTCGTACGCGGTCGGTGGACTCGTCCCGCTCGTCCCGTACGTGTTCATCTCGAACGTTCCGTATGCGCTGATGATCTCGGTCGCGCTGACGCTCGTCGCGCTCTTTCTGTTCGGCGGCTACAAAGCGCGCATGACGCGAACGCCGCGGCTTCGCGGTGCGATACAAACCACGCTGATCGGCGCCGCCGCCGCTGCCGCGGCCTTCGGTATTGCGCGGCTCATCACTGGGTAG
- a CDS encoding hydantoinase/oxoprolinase family protein, producing the protein MRVGIDVGGTFTDLVALDEKTGALSRLKVSTTPRAPEEAVVRALRDFVARDPDAAISLIAHSSTIATNALLGQINLELPRVALLTTEGFRDVLEIGRQNRPEVYNLFVERPRPLVARGDRIGVRERLDHRGRVVVPLDRASLDAAVAQLARSDVRAVAVSFLHAYANADHERAAADAVRAGLPNAEVTLSSEIDPEYREYERTSTTVVNALLVPLVRRYLEQLEREVRKLGIRAPLYVMQSNGGMAAISVASKRPATIIESGPASGVIGAAFLGRKLGIENVLSFDMGGTTAKAGTVFGGEPQVVGEFEAAGRTHSGRSVKGSGYPVRFPFVDLAEVSAGGGTIAWIDAGGALRVGPLSAGADPGPAAYGKGDQPTVTDANIVLGRLNPVALLGGEMPIDAQRSHAAIESLLPRLPELDRDRLAAGIIELVDNEMAKILRIVSIERGYDPRTFTMMAFGGGGPLHACALADALEVKRVVVPPSPGLFSAWGLLAADVRASYVRTIVATVDRLDGARVDAAFAEMEKTGHDELAAQGVKPDAMAFIRELEIRYLGQGYELGVPMTTFAQAIEAFHQKHERTYGYASREDAVEVVAARLVAVGEVAKPNISNVMVSVVEPQRPSSHRQVYFAQKGRINTPVYQREQLGGGATVAGPAIIEQYDSATLVAPSWTAAVDELGNLNLVRA; encoded by the coding sequence ATGCGGGTTGGCATCGACGTCGGCGGAACGTTCACCGACCTCGTCGCTCTTGACGAGAAGACGGGCGCTCTTTCGCGCCTGAAAGTGTCGACGACTCCGCGCGCTCCCGAGGAGGCCGTCGTTCGTGCATTGCGCGACTTTGTTGCGCGCGACCCTGACGCCGCGATCAGTTTGATCGCGCACTCGAGCACGATCGCGACCAATGCACTGCTCGGCCAAATCAACCTCGAGCTACCGCGCGTCGCGCTGTTGACGACGGAAGGTTTTCGCGACGTTCTCGAGATCGGGCGGCAAAATCGTCCCGAAGTCTACAACTTGTTCGTTGAGCGCCCGCGTCCGCTCGTGGCGCGCGGCGATCGTATCGGCGTACGCGAACGGCTCGATCATCGGGGAAGGGTCGTCGTCCCGCTCGATCGCGCATCGCTGGACGCCGCGGTCGCGCAACTTGCGCGCTCTGACGTGCGTGCGGTCGCCGTTTCATTTTTACACGCGTACGCAAATGCCGATCACGAACGCGCGGCAGCCGATGCGGTACGCGCCGGGTTGCCGAACGCCGAAGTCACGCTGTCGAGTGAAATCGATCCCGAGTACCGCGAATACGAACGCACCAGCACGACCGTCGTCAACGCGCTGCTTGTTCCCCTCGTTCGGCGGTATCTCGAACAGCTCGAGCGCGAAGTGCGCAAACTGGGAATTCGTGCGCCGCTCTACGTGATGCAGAGCAACGGCGGGATGGCGGCAATCAGCGTTGCATCAAAACGCCCGGCGACGATCATCGAAAGCGGTCCGGCATCCGGCGTGATCGGCGCAGCGTTTCTTGGCCGCAAGCTGGGCATCGAGAACGTTCTTTCCTTTGATATGGGCGGAACCACCGCGAAGGCCGGCACCGTTTTTGGCGGCGAGCCGCAAGTCGTCGGGGAGTTTGAAGCTGCGGGACGGACGCACTCGGGGCGCTCCGTGAAAGGCAGCGGATATCCGGTGCGCTTTCCATTCGTCGACTTGGCTGAGGTTAGCGCCGGCGGCGGAACGATCGCTTGGATCGACGCGGGCGGTGCACTGCGTGTCGGACCACTCTCGGCCGGAGCCGATCCCGGACCGGCCGCATACGGCAAAGGCGATCAACCCACGGTCACCGATGCGAACATCGTGCTCGGCCGGCTGAATCCCGTCGCATTGCTCGGCGGCGAGATGCCGATCGACGCGCAACGTTCGCACGCTGCAATCGAGTCGCTGTTGCCGCGGCTACCCGAGCTCGATCGCGATCGGCTGGCGGCCGGCATCATCGAACTCGTCGACAACGAGATGGCGAAGATCTTGCGCATCGTTTCGATCGAGCGTGGTTACGACCCGAGAACGTTCACGATGATGGCGTTCGGCGGCGGCGGTCCATTGCACGCGTGTGCGCTCGCGGATGCACTCGAGGTCAAGCGCGTCGTCGTTCCGCCCTCACCGGGTTTATTTTCCGCGTGGGGATTGCTGGCCGCCGACGTCCGCGCATCGTACGTGCGCACAATCGTTGCGACAGTCGATCGGCTGGATGGGGCGCGCGTTGACGCCGCGTTTGCCGAAATGGAAAAGACGGGACACGACGAGCTCGCGGCGCAAGGCGTCAAGCCGGACGCGATGGCGTTCATTCGCGAGCTCGAGATACGGTATCTCGGCCAAGGCTATGAGCTTGGAGTGCCGATGACGACGTTCGCACAAGCGATCGAGGCGTTTCATCAGAAACACGAGCGCACGTACGGCTACGCCTCGCGCGAAGACGCCGTCGAAGTCGTCGCCGCGCGTCTGGTCGCCGTCGGTGAAGTCGCGAAACCCAATATCTCTAATGTCATGGTGAGCGTCGTCGAACCACAGCGACCATCCAGCCACCGGCAGGTGTACTTCGCGCAAAAGGGCCGGATCAACACGCCGGTCTATCAGCGCGAGCAACTCGGTGGAGGCGCAACGGTTGCGGGACCTGCAATCATCGAGCAATACGATAGCGCGACGCTTGTTGCGCCATCATGGACGGCGGCTGTTGATGAGCTCGGAAATCTGAATTTGGTGCGCGCATGA
- the msrB gene encoding peptide-methionine (R)-S-oxide reductase MsrB has translation MTRSALLTRLGAFFAALGASASPRAAEATDSAWNLSDGEWHARLSPAAFAVLRQHGTEYAGSSPLDHEKRNGIYDCAGCDQALFSSKTKFDSGTGWPSFYDHLPSAIGESRDNSMFEARTEVHCSRCGGHLGHVFDDGPRPTGLRYCMNGVALKFKPES, from the coding sequence ATGACACGTTCGGCATTGCTTACACGACTCGGTGCCTTCTTTGCAGCCCTCGGAGCGTCGGCATCGCCGCGTGCGGCTGAGGCGACCGATTCGGCATGGAATCTCAGCGACGGGGAATGGCACGCGCGGCTGAGCCCGGCAGCTTTCGCGGTGCTGCGGCAGCATGGCACGGAGTACGCGGGTTCCAGCCCCCTCGATCACGAGAAGCGTAACGGCATCTACGATTGCGCCGGCTGCGATCAAGCGCTGTTCTCGTCAAAGACGAAGTTCGATAGCGGGACGGGCTGGCCGAGCTTTTACGATCATCTTCCGAGCGCTATCGGCGAGTCACGGGACAACTCGATGTTCGAAGCTCGCACCGAGGTACATTGCAGCCGTTGCGGCGGTCACCTCGGGCACGTGTTCGACGACGGTCCACGACCGACGGGATTGCGCTACTGCATGAACGGCGTCGCGCTGAAGTTCAAGCCCGAGAGCTAA
- a CDS encoding NAD(P)-binding domain-containing protein has protein sequence MNLPLVVGVIGTGLMGKPMARNLLRAGYSVVVQNRTASKFKDLVEAGAIAAATPKVLAAQCDVVITMLIDWPTTHDAIFGSDGVLAGIRAGSLFIDMGTTSPAHARELAEAFTKKGVDAIDAPVSGGEKGAIEGTLTVMAGGSEAAFERAKPVFMAMAKTAVRIGHAGAGQIAKMCNQLIVASTVELVAEAFALARAHGVDPATVREAMLGGFAGSKILEGQGQRMLDRNFVPGGPIKTHMKDRENILDACARVGLELPAAKAAFDRVKEVVDRGDGELDHTALYKLYDDLP, from the coding sequence TTGAATTTGCCGCTCGTCGTTGGTGTTATCGGTACGGGACTGATGGGGAAACCGATGGCCCGCAACCTGTTGCGCGCCGGTTACTCCGTGGTCGTGCAAAACCGCACCGCCTCAAAATTCAAAGATCTCGTGGAGGCCGGCGCGATCGCCGCCGCGACGCCCAAAGTGCTTGCCGCGCAGTGCGACGTGGTCATTACGATGCTGATCGATTGGCCGACGACGCATGACGCAATCTTTGGATCCGATGGCGTGCTGGCCGGAATTCGCGCGGGCAGCCTCTTCATCGACATGGGAACGACGTCGCCCGCGCACGCGCGTGAGCTCGCTGAAGCTTTTACAAAAAAGGGCGTAGACGCAATCGATGCGCCCGTGAGCGGCGGCGAGAAAGGGGCGATCGAAGGGACGCTCACCGTTATGGCGGGCGGAAGCGAAGCCGCTTTCGAGCGCGCTAAGCCCGTGTTCATGGCAATGGCCAAGACCGCCGTTCGTATCGGCCATGCCGGCGCCGGACAGATTGCGAAGATGTGCAATCAACTCATCGTCGCCTCGACCGTCGAACTGGTTGCCGAAGCATTCGCACTTGCACGCGCACACGGCGTCGATCCGGCGACGGTGCGCGAAGCCATGCTCGGCGGATTCGCCGGCAGCAAGATCCTCGAAGGTCAAGGCCAGCGCATGCTCGATCGCAATTTCGTTCCGGGCGGACCGATCAAGACGCACATGAAAGACCGCGAGAACATTCTCGATGCATGCGCGCGGGTCGGTCTCGAACTACCTGCCGCGAAGGCAGCGTTCGATCGGGTCAAGGAAGTCGTCGATCGCGGCGACGGCGAGCTCGACCACACCGCGCTCTACAAACTCTACGACGATCTGCCGTAG
- a CDS encoding redoxin family protein, which produces MALRVRDALPSLEGATRWINGAELSPSELTGRAVFLHFWSMTCYVCHDVAPEVEHWRRMFEPAGLLFVAVHQPRVPQELDVDAAIDDALNEMNLSHRVAFDNDLQIVGRFDNEFVPAYYLFDREHKLRHFQAGDKSYDRIEAAIERVLAEVPQTAKA; this is translated from the coding sequence ATGGCACTGAGGGTGCGCGATGCGCTCCCCTCTCTCGAGGGGGCGACACGCTGGATCAATGGAGCGGAACTTTCGCCGAGCGAGCTTACCGGACGTGCGGTGTTCCTGCACTTCTGGTCGATGACGTGTTACGTTTGCCACGACGTCGCACCTGAGGTCGAACATTGGCGGCGGATGTTCGAGCCGGCGGGCTTGCTTTTCGTCGCGGTGCATCAGCCGCGGGTTCCGCAAGAGCTCGACGTCGATGCCGCAATCGACGACGCGCTGAATGAAATGAACCTCTCGCATCGCGTTGCGTTCGACAACGATCTGCAGATCGTCGGGCGTTTCGACAATGAGTTCGTCCCCGCGTACTATCTTTTCGATCGCGAGCACAAGCTGCGGCACTTTCAGGCCGGCGACAAAAGCTACGACCGTATCGAAGCCGCCATCGAAAGGGTGCTCGCCGAGGTCCCACAAACCGCCAAAGCCTGA